In the genome of Triticum urartu cultivar G1812 chromosome 5, Tu2.1, whole genome shotgun sequence, one region contains:
- the LOC125507117 gene encoding uncharacterized protein LOC125507117: MESNKARIELPEKTFRVLGLGLDSAFRVKKRRRARTNRYGRGKKRTPRLDLQRVVGPLPHCCAPPAPDTPSCTAAADPRHAAARRHRLYAVRRPHPCGFPSPETHDAGATPSPNSSPPSSYASTALQPANSLLREPWNWSAMPSRCSPSSRRRLLLRARLLSADIAGNWRHHQIPRLKVPKYQEQELQDQNKKPGKNIMSL, encoded by the exons ATGGAA tctaataaagcacggattgagcTTCCGG AGAAAACGTTTCGTGTGTTGGGCTTGGGCCTCGACTCGGCCTTTAGGgtgaaaaaaagaagaagagcaCGAACGAACCGGTACGGGCGAGGGAAAAAACGCACGCCCCGTCTCGACCTTCAACGCGTCGTCGGCCCCCTGCCACACTGCTGCGCACCGCCGGCCCCCGACACGCCGTCGTGCACCGCCGCAGCCGACCCCCGCCacgccgccgcgcgccgccacCGCCTCTACGCCGTCCGTCGCCCCCACCCCTGCGGCTTTCCATCACCGGAGACACACGACGCCGGCGCCACACCATCCCCCAACTCCTCTCCCCCCTCCTCCTATGCCTCCACCGCTCTTCAGCCGGCCAACTCCCTACTGAGGGAGCCATGGAACTGGTCGGCCATGCCCTCTAGGTGCTCCCCGTCATCCCGTCGCCGGCTGCTGCTCCGGGCCCGCCTCCTCTCAGCTGACATCGCTGGAAATTGGCGGCACCACCAGATCCCCCGTCTGAAAGTCCCCAAGTACCAG GAGCAAGAATTGCAGGATCAAAACAAAAAACCGGGGAAGAATATAATGTCACTGTGA